Proteins encoded together in one Prinia subflava isolate CZ2003 ecotype Zambia chromosome 23, Cam_Psub_1.2, whole genome shotgun sequence window:
- the LOC134561575 gene encoding tetraspanin-18-like encodes MGVLTCMKYLMFIFNVLVFAGGTCLAGMGVWVAVDPAGFQDIVAARAVLNAGAWLLLAVGIALSLLGFLGCCGALRRSRPLLLLFFILVSLVFLTQLIGAVLFLVHWKQVQPEHFLSELQRNYGGDEGAEVFSTAWNTLMVTFSCCGVLGPEDFGNGSRFQELHPGMPWPRACCARDGLLQAGELLGWEQCQDRSPGYIHEQGCFSSFGRTLQRYISLPGTCSLAVLGIEIFAMFFAFCLYYNFD; translated from the exons ATGGGTGTCTTGACCTGCATGAAGTACCTGATGTTCATCTTCAATGTGCTGGTGTTT gctggggggaCATGCCTGGCAGGCATGGGAGTCTGGGTGGCCGTGGACCCAGCTGGTTTCCAGGACATCGTGGCcgccagggctgtgctgaacGCAGGCgcgtggctgctgctggctgtgggcatcgccctgtccctgctgggcttTCTGGGCTGCTGCGGGGCCCTGCGCCGGAGCCGCCCTCTCCTACTGCTG TTCTTCATCCTCGTCAGCCTTGTCTTCCTCACGCAGCTCATCGGGGCTGTTCTCTTCCTGGTGCACTGGAAACAG GTCCAGCCTGAGCACTTCCTGTCCGAGCTGCAGAGGAACTATGGTGGGGACGAGGGTGCTGAAGTCTTCTCCACAGCCTGGAACACCCTCATGGTCACG TTCTCGTGTTGTGGTGTTTTAGGACCCGAAGACTTCGGGAATGGCTCCCGCTTCCAGGAGCTGCACCCAGGGATGCCATGGCCACGGGCTTGCTGTGCCCGGGATGGGcttctgcaggcaggagagctcctgggctgggagcagtgccAGGATAGAAGCCCTGGCTACATCCATGAGCAG ggctgcttcTCTTCCTTCGGCAGGACCCTGCAGAGGTACATCTCCCTCCCTGGGACCTGCAGCTTAGCTGTGCTGGGCATTGAG ATCTTTGCCATGTTCTTCGCCTTCTGCCTTTACTACAACTTCGACTGA
- the ADIPOR1 gene encoding adiponectin receptor protein 1, with the protein MASRKSPAGAGSGLAAAGRDRERERAHLELAELGPLLEEKGDQGPTGAASAEDPPCPAAREEEEEVVRVLTLPLQAHHAMEKMEEFVYKVWEGRWRVIPYDVLPDWLKDNDYLLHGHRPPMPSFRACFRSIFRIHTETGNIWTHLLGFVLFLCLGILTMLRPNMYFMAPLQEKVVFGMFFLGAVLCLSFSWLFHTVYCHSEKVSRTFSKLDYSGIALLIMGSFVPWLYYSFYCSPQPRLIYLSIVCVLGISAIIVAQWDRFATPKHRQTRAGVFLGLGLSGVVPTMHFTIAEGFVKATTVGQMGWFFLMAVMYITGAGLYAARIPERFFPGKFDIWFQSHQIFHVLVVAAAFVHFYGVSNLQEFRYGLEGGCTDDSLL; encoded by the exons ATGGCGTCCCGCAAGTCTCCTgccggggcgggcagcgggcTGGCGGCCGCCGGCCGGGACCGGGAGCGGGAACGGGCGCACCTTGAGCTCGCCGAGCTGGGGCCGCTCCTGGAGGAGAAGGGGGACCAAGGACCCACCGGCGCGGCCAGC gcCGAGGACCCGCCATGCCCAGCGGCCcgcgaggaggaggaggaggtggtgcGAGTGCTGACCCTGCCTCTACAGGCTCACCATGCCATGGAGAAGATGGAAGAGTTTGTGTACAAG GTGTGGGAAGGACGCTGGCGCGTGATCCCATACGACGTCCTGCCTGACTGGCTCAAGGACAACGATTACCTCCTGCACGGACACCGGCCCCCCATGCCCTCCTTCCGCGCCTGCTTCCGGAGCATCTTCCGGATACACACTGAGACAGGCAACATCTGGACACACCTGCTGG GGTTTGTTCTGTTCCTCTGTCTGGGGATCCTGACCATGTTGCGGCCCAACATGTACTTTATGGCTCCTCTCCAAGAGAAGGTGGTGTTTGGGATGTTCTTCctgggagcagtgctgtgccTCAGCTTCTCCTGGCTTTTCCACACTGTCTACTGTCACTCGGAGAAGGTCTCACGGACTTTCTCGAA GTTGGATTATTCAGGAATTGCACTGCTGATCATGGGGAGCTTCGTCCCGTGGCTCTACTACTCCTTCTACTGCTCTCCACAGCCAAGACTCATCTACCTCTCCATCGTCTGTGTCTTGGGTATCTCTGCCATCATTGTGGCACAGTGGGACCGATTTGCCACCCCCAAGCACAGGCAGACCAGAGCAG GCGtgttcctggggctgggactgAGCGGGGTTGTGCCCACGATGCACTTCACCATCGCCGAGGGCTTTGTGAAGGCCACCACGGTGGGGCAGATGGGCTGGTTCTTCCTCATGGCTGTGATGTACATCACGGGCGCTGGGCTCTATGCTGCCCGCATCCCTGAGCGCTTCTTCCCGGGCAAGTTCGACATCTGG TTCCAGTCTCATCAGATCTTCCACGTGCTGGTGGTGGCTGCAGCCTTTGTCCACTTCTATGGGGTGTCCAACCTGCAGGAATTCCGCTATGGCCTGGAAGGAGGGTGCACAGATGACTCCCTCCTCTGA
- the TIMM17A gene encoding mitochondrial import inner membrane translocase subunit Tim17-A — MEEYAREPCPWRIVDDCGGAFTMGAIGGGIFQAIKGFRNSPVGVNHRLRGSLTAIKTRAPQLGGSFAVWGGLFSMIDCSMVRMRGKEDPWNSITSGALTGAILAARNGPVAMVGSAAMGGILLALIEGAGILLTRFASTQFPNGPQLSEDPSQLQPAPFSDYRQYQ; from the exons ATGGAGGAGTATGCTCGCGAGCCCTG tccCTGGAGGATAGTGGATGACTGTGGAGGGGCCTTCACCATGGGGGCCATAGGAGGGGGCATTTTCCAGGCTATCAAAGGCTTCAGAAATTCCCCAGTG GGTGTAAATCACCGGCTGCGGGGCAGTTTGACAGCCATTAAAACCAGAGCTCCACAACTAGGAG GGAGCTTTGCTGTCTGGGGAGGTCTCTTCTCCATGATTGACTGCAGTATGGTCAGAATGAGAGGGAAGGAAGATCCCTGGAATTCCATCACGAGTGGAGCCCTGACTGGAGCCATTTTAGCTGCAAGAA ATGGCCCTGTTGCCATGGTCGGATCTGCCGCGATGGGAGGAATTCTCCTGGCCCTGATTGAAggagctggaattctgctgACAAGATTTGCCTCCACACAGTTTCCAAATG gcccaCAGTTGTCAGAggatccatcccagctccagccagccccGTTCAGCGACTACCGACAGTACCAGTGA